Proteins encoded by one window of Chaetodon trifascialis isolate fChaTrf1 chromosome 15, fChaTrf1.hap1, whole genome shotgun sequence:
- the LOC139343726 gene encoding heparan sulfate glucosamine 3-O-sulfotransferase 6-like produces MGCSGCRGRFNFAKALSKVSVFFTMVLIFTYFFYCLTGLCDSAPRALYSQQALDYDNLDDHRRILDDLRPSPRLLLDRNRTASADAEQVDAPGQLPQYMSDSAKDSGQGNGIPVSNTFGTKRFPQAIIIGVKKGGTRALLEFLRIHPDVRAVGAEPHFFDRFYDKGLEWYRNLMPRTLDGQITMEKTPSYFVTKEAPSRVCTMNCHTKLIVVVRDPVTRAVSDYTQTLSKNPGLPSFQSLALKNSSTGLIDTTWSAVRIGLYAKHLENWLQHFPLSHFLFVSGERLVSDPAGEMGRVQDFLGLKRVVSDKHFYFNQTKGFPCLKKPEGSSRPRCLGKSKGRPHPQIPSEVLQRLRDFYKPFNHRFYQMSGQDFGWD; encoded by the exons ATGGGATGTAGTGGATGCAGAGGCAGGTTCAATTTCGCCAAGGCGCTGTCCAAAGTCTCGGTGTTTTTTACCATGGTCCTGATCTTCACCTACTTCTTCTACTGCCTCACCGGACTCTGCGATTCGGCTCCGAGAGCTTTATACAGCCAACAAGCTTTAGACTATGACAATCTGGACGATCATCGCCGCATTTTGGACGACCTGCGACCATCGCCGCGTCTCCTCCTTGATCGGAACCGCACAGCCTCCGCGGACGCAGAGCAGGTGGACGCGCCGGGACAGCTGCCCCAATACATGTCGGACAGCGCAAAGGACAGCGGCCAGGGCAACGGCATCCCCGTGTCCAACACTTTCGGGACCAAGAGGTTTCCGCAGGCGATTATAATCGGCGTGAAGAAAGGAGGAACCCGCGCCCTGCTGGAGTTTCTCCGCATCCATCCGGACGTGAGGGCGGTCGGCGCGGAGCCTCACTTCTTCGACAGGTTTTATGATAAAGGACTGGAGTGGTACAG GAACCTGATGCCTCGGACGCTGGACGGCCAAATCACCATGGAGAAGACTCCCAGCTACTTTGTCACAAAGGAGGCTCCCAGCCGTGTCTGCACTATGAACTGCCATACCAAGCTCATTGTGGTGGTCAGGGATCCTGTGACGCGGGCTGTATCTgactacacacagacactgtccAAGAACCCGGGCCTTCCATCCTTCCAGAGCCTGGCTTTGAAAAACTCCTCCACAGGTCTGATTGACACCACATGGAGCGCCGTCCGCATCGGCCTCTACGCCAAACATCTGGAGAACTGGCTTCAGCACTTCcctttgtctcattttctgtttgttagcGGTGAGCGGCTAGTGTCTGATCCAGCTGGGGAGATGGGCCGGGTTCAGGACTTTCTGGGTCTGAAAAGGGTCGTTTCAGACAAACACTTCTACTTCAACCAGACCAAAGGTTTCCCCTGCTTGAAGAAGCCCGAGGGCAGCAGCAGACCCCGCTGCCTCGGAAAGTCTAAGGGCAGACCCCATCCTCAGATCCCCTCTGAAGTCCTGCAGAGACTCAGAGACTTCTACAAGCCCTTCAACCACCGTTTCTACCAGATGAGCGGACAAGACTTTGGCTGGGACTAA
- the fahd1 gene encoding oxaloacetate tautomerase FAHD1, mitochondrial: MTARNISRFWEWGRKIICVGRNYADHAKELKNAIPTEPVLFLKPPSAYVREGSPILVPLYSSNLHHEVELGVVIGKGGTAIPESAAMEHVAGYALCLDMTARDIQDECKSKGLPWTLAKAFNTSCPVSEFIPKERIPDPGSVKLWLKVNDQVRQSGCTSQMIFSIPYLISYISEFITLEEGDLILTGTPKGVSAVQEHDELQAGIEDVVTMSFRVDRQDQ, from the coding sequence ATGACAGCACGGAATATATCTCGGTTTTGGGAATGGGGGCGGAAGATAATTTGCGTTGGGAGAAACTATGCAGACCACGCCAAAGAGCTGAAAAATGCAATTCCTACAGAGCCGGTGCTATTCCTGAAGCCACCCTCTGCATATGTAAGAGAGGGTTCACCCATCCTGGTGCCCCTGTACTCCAGCAACCTGCACCATGAAGTGGAGTTAGGGGTGGTCATCGGGAAAGGGGGCACGGCCATCCCCGAGTCCGCCGCTATGGAGCATGTTGCGGGCTACGCTCTGTGCTTGGACATGACAGCACGGGACATCCAGGACGAGTGCAAGTCCAAAGGTCTTCCCTGGACCCTGGCCAAAGCTTTCAACACCTCCTGCCCCGTCAGTGAGTTTATCCCCAAGGAGCGCATCCCTGACCCGGGCAGTGTAAAGCTGTGGCTGAAGGTGAACGACCAGGTGCGGCAGAGCGGCTGCACCTCGCAGATGATTTTCTCCATCCCCTATCTCATCAGTTACATCAGCGAGTTCATCACCCTGGAGGAAGGGGATCTCATCCTGACAGGGACCCCCAAAGGGGTGTCCGCCGTGCAGGAGCACGATGAGCTGCAGGCTGGGATCGAGGACGTTGTCACCATGAGCTTCAGAGTAGACAGACAAGACCAGTAG